The Hymenobacter sp. GOD-10R genome includes a window with the following:
- a CDS encoding aminotransferase class I/II-fold pyridoxal phosphate-dependent enzyme, with protein sequence MSQHLLLQRLAQQLAKREAEGTRRHLTTASAVRVDFSSNDYLGLASSEALKAALQKEVAEAAGSTGSRLLTGNSASAEALEAHLASFHRGEAALLFNSGYAANLGFFAAVPRRGDVIFYDEASHASVKDGIRGSFATAYSFRHNDVADLERRLRRLDLAAGGAVFVAVEALYSMDGDQAPLRDLATFCQQEELYLVVDEAHTNGLYGPNGEGLVVELGLTEQVFARVLTFGKALGSQGAAVVGAAVLRDFLINFSRPFIYTTALPPATIAALTAAYQLLPTLTAERQQLFALSDLLKATLNAVAGLHVPEASHVIHPIFFPTATGGPAHVRAVAQAAQAAGFDVRPIVSPTVPVGTERLRLIIHSFNTEAEILALADVLRAAAS encoded by the coding sequence ATGTCCCAGCACCTGCTTCTTCAACGCCTTGCCCAGCAGCTCGCTAAGCGTGAAGCCGAAGGCACTCGCCGCCACCTGACTACTGCCAGCGCCGTCCGCGTTGATTTCAGCTCTAACGATTACCTGGGGCTAGCTAGCTCGGAGGCACTGAAGGCGGCACTCCAGAAAGAAGTTGCTGAAGCAGCAGGCAGCACTGGTTCGCGCCTGCTTACCGGCAACTCTGCTTCGGCTGAAGCCTTGGAAGCACACTTGGCTAGCTTCCACCGCGGTGAAGCCGCGTTGCTGTTCAACTCCGGCTACGCTGCCAACCTAGGTTTTTTTGCGGCCGTGCCGCGGCGCGGGGATGTTATTTTTTATGATGAAGCCAGCCATGCTTCGGTGAAGGATGGTATTCGGGGCAGCTTCGCCACGGCGTATAGCTTCCGCCACAACGACGTGGCGGACCTAGAACGGCGGCTACGCCGGCTAGACCTAGCTGCTGGCGGTGCCGTATTTGTGGCGGTGGAAGCGTTGTATTCCATGGATGGCGACCAAGCCCCGTTGCGAGACCTTGCGACTTTCTGCCAGCAGGAAGAATTGTATTTAGTTGTTGATGAAGCGCATACTAACGGCTTGTATGGTCCAAATGGCGAGGGGCTGGTGGTGGAGCTAGGATTGACGGAACAGGTTTTTGCCCGGGTACTCACCTTCGGCAAAGCCTTGGGCAGTCAGGGAGCGGCCGTGGTGGGAGCGGCTGTGCTGCGCGACTTTCTCATCAATTTCAGCCGTCCTTTCATTTATACCACGGCCCTGCCGCCTGCTACCATTGCAGCTCTCACGGCAGCTTATCAGCTCCTTCCCACGCTCACGGCAGAGCGGCAGCAGTTGTTCGCCCTCTCCGATTTGTTGAAAGCGACACTGAATGCCGTAGCTGGCCTCCACGTACCGGAAGCGAGCCACGTTATTCATCCCATCTTTTTCCCGACGGCCACCGGTGGCCCGGCCCACGTGCGTGCCGTGGCGCAAGCGGCGCAGGCAGCGGGCTTCGATGTCCGCCCGATTGTGTCACCGACGGTTCCAGTTGGGACTGAGCGGCTACGACTTATCATCCACAGCTTCAACACCGAAGCTGAGATCCTAGCTTTGGCTGACGTGTTGCGCGCGGCAGCCAGCTAA
- the bioD gene encoding dethiobiotin synthase — MTPERLFVTGIGTDVGKTFVAAILTEALGADYWKPVQAGLTPTTDTATVQQLVTNLTTYFHPETYRLQLPASPHAAAAAENILIRPEDFTLPATDNHLIVEGAGGLLVPLAPGFLIADLAVQLGLATIVVSRNYLGSINHTLLTLEALRQRGLSVRGVVFNGEPNPATEDFITQHTGVLVLPRILPEPTVNAAVVSRYAAAFKTAFGL; from the coding sequence ATGACTCCTGAACGCTTATTTGTCACTGGTATCGGCACGGATGTGGGTAAAACCTTCGTTGCCGCTATTCTCACCGAAGCCCTAGGTGCCGACTATTGGAAGCCGGTGCAGGCTGGCCTCACCCCCACCACCGACACAGCTACGGTGCAGCAGTTGGTTACGAATCTGACCACTTACTTCCACCCAGAGACGTACCGCCTACAATTGCCGGCGTCACCTCACGCGGCGGCGGCCGCCGAAAATATTCTTATCCGGCCCGAAGATTTCACGCTTCCTGCAACTGACAACCACCTGATTGTGGAAGGTGCGGGCGGCTTGCTAGTGCCACTGGCGCCGGGCTTTTTGATAGCAGATTTAGCAGTTCAGCTAGGGCTAGCGACTATTGTAGTCTCCCGCAATTACCTAGGCAGCATCAATCATACCTTGTTGACCTTGGAAGCGCTCCGTCAGCGCGGGCTGTCCGTTCGGGGGGTGGTGTTCAATGGTGAACCAAACCCAGCGACGGAAGATTTTATTACGCAGCACACGGGGGTGCTCGTGTTACCTAGGATTCTGCCAGAGCCAACGGTAAATGCAGCGGTTGTCAGTCGCTACGCCGCCGCCTTCAAGACTGCCTTCGGGCTGTAG
- the bioA gene encoding adenosylmethionine--8-amino-7-oxononanoate transaminase, translating into MSLATRDHAVIWHPYTQMQTAPLPIPIVRGKGAWLYTEDGTAYLDAIASWWVNLHGHANAHIAERVSNQLNTLEHVIFAGFTHPSAVELAEQLLEILPSNQARIFYSDNGSTAVEVALKMALQYFHNLGRPRKTIVAFRDSYHGDTFGAMAVSSRGAFTAPFAPLLFDVAFIDVPTPGREAESLAQLEAVAALGDVAAFIFEPLLLGTAGMITYSPEALNALMACCQRHGILTIADEVMTGFGRTGRLFASEYLASQPDMVCLSKGLTGGTMALGVTSCAAPVYDAFLSEDKLKTLFHGHSYTANPVACSAGLASMELTRSAECAASLARINLAHQQFAQEMTDQPGIRDIRLLGTVLALEFAVDTSTTYFSSLRDELYQLALSHRVILRPLGNIVYTMPPYCTTDEELQLIYSVMRQMRELVVSKTK; encoded by the coding sequence ATGTCTCTCGCCACCCGCGACCACGCCGTTATCTGGCACCCCTACACCCAGATGCAAACCGCCCCGCTGCCTATTCCTATCGTGCGCGGAAAAGGCGCTTGGCTGTACACGGAAGACGGTACCGCCTACCTCGATGCCATTGCTTCGTGGTGGGTCAACCTGCATGGACACGCCAACGCGCACATTGCCGAGCGAGTTAGCAACCAATTGAACACGCTTGAGCACGTGATATTTGCGGGCTTCACCCACCCTTCGGCCGTAGAGCTGGCAGAGCAGCTACTAGAGATTCTGCCCTCTAATCAAGCCCGCATCTTTTACTCCGATAATGGCTCGACGGCAGTAGAAGTAGCCCTGAAAATGGCGCTGCAATACTTCCACAACCTAGGCCGGCCGCGCAAAACAATCGTGGCCTTTCGCGACAGTTACCACGGCGACACGTTCGGGGCCATGGCGGTGAGCAGCCGCGGGGCCTTCACGGCGCCGTTTGCACCCCTTCTTTTTGATGTGGCCTTTATTGATGTGCCCACGCCGGGTCGAGAAGCCGAAAGCCTAGCGCAGCTTGAAGCGGTAGCAGCGCTGGGCGACGTGGCAGCGTTCATCTTTGAGCCGTTGCTGCTCGGTACAGCCGGCATGATTACGTATTCGCCCGAAGCCCTGAACGCCCTGATGGCCTGCTGCCAACGCCACGGCATCCTGACCATCGCCGATGAGGTAATGACAGGTTTCGGCCGCACCGGGCGGCTGTTTGCTAGCGAGTACCTAGCTAGTCAGCCCGACATGGTGTGCCTTTCTAAAGGACTAACGGGAGGCACGATGGCACTCGGCGTGACAAGTTGCGCTGCTCCGGTTTACGATGCTTTCTTGAGCGAAGACAAGCTCAAAACGCTCTTCCACGGCCACTCCTACACAGCTAACCCAGTAGCTTGCTCGGCGGGATTGGCTAGCATGGAACTTACCCGCTCGGCCGAATGTGCGGCCAGCCTAGCGCGTATCAACCTAGCCCACCAGCAGTTTGCCCAAGAAATGACTGACCAGCCGGGCATTCGCGACATCCGGTTGCTAGGTACCGTGCTAGCCCTCGAGTTTGCCGTAGACACCTCAACTACCTACTTCAGTTCCCTGCGCGACGAGCTATATCAGTTGGCCCTGTCCCACCGCGTCATTCTGAGGCCGCTCGGCAACATCGTTTACACCATGCCTCCTTATTGCACAACCGATGAGGAGTTGCAGCTGATTTACAGCGTAATGCGCCAAATGCGCGAGTTGGTAGTAAGCAAAACGAAGTAG
- a CDS encoding beta-ketoacyl synthase N-terminal-like domain-containing protein, with translation MSAEDLIIIRGSGSVSALGLGSAPYGAPEATFTARQLGSSAVAVAALPTAAEAALTALRQQHPTYRQLDRTVLLALVAARQAAAQAGWSGAEELASLAVSIGSSRGATGRVEQFHEQFLTEGTVPAAASPLTTLGNVASWVAYDASAHGSAALSHSSTCSSAFQALGNALAWLRAGMAELFLAGGAEAPLTDFTLAQMQAIGIYSPFAAAEWPCRPGAGAPSTFTLGEGAAVFALEKASYQTIQQQKLVRPNQPIFQLESVGFGFEAIGSKTGLSRDGQHFQTAMRQALRQANRRPDEVDALVLHSPGTPAGDAAERAAIQAVFGENTPPLTSNKWLLGHTLGASAALSLDYALHLLTTQTWPTAPFATDLAPAPTRPLRRLLINAAGFGGNAASALVSLMQ, from the coding sequence ATGTCTGCTGAAGACCTGATTATTATTCGCGGTAGCGGCAGTGTTTCGGCGTTAGGCCTAGGTTCGGCCCCTTATGGCGCACCCGAAGCAACCTTCACGGCGCGGCAGCTAGGCTCTAGTGCAGTGGCAGTAGCCGCTTTGCCAACCGCTGCGGAGGCAGCGCTAACCGCCTTGCGCCAGCAGCACCCCACCTACCGCCAACTCGACCGCACGGTATTGCTAGCCCTGGTGGCTGCTCGTCAGGCTGCTGCACAAGCGGGGTGGTCCGGTGCCGAAGAACTAGCGTCGCTAGCGGTTAGCATCGGTTCTTCGCGCGGCGCAACAGGACGCGTAGAGCAGTTTCACGAGCAGTTTCTGACGGAAGGCACCGTGCCAGCTGCCGCCTCGCCGCTCACGACCCTAGGCAACGTAGCCAGTTGGGTGGCCTACGATGCCAGTGCCCACGGCAGCGCGGCGCTGAGCCATTCCAGCACGTGCAGCAGCGCCTTTCAAGCGCTCGGCAATGCCCTGGCGTGGCTCCGAGCGGGCATGGCGGAGCTTTTTCTGGCGGGTGGTGCCGAAGCTCCGCTCACCGATTTCACCTTGGCCCAGATGCAGGCTATTGGCATTTATTCGCCCTTCGCGGCAGCAGAGTGGCCTTGCCGGCCCGGCGCAGGTGCTCCTTCCACGTTCACGCTCGGCGAAGGAGCCGCGGTGTTTGCCCTGGAAAAAGCTAGCTACCAAACCATTCAACAGCAAAAGCTTGTTCGCCCAAACCAACCCATTTTTCAATTGGAAAGCGTAGGCTTTGGCTTCGAAGCCATTGGCAGCAAAACTGGCCTTTCCCGCGACGGTCAGCACTTCCAAACAGCTATGCGGCAGGCCTTGCGCCAGGCCAACCGTAGGCCCGACGAGGTAGACGCCCTCGTGCTACACAGCCCCGGTACGCCCGCCGGCGACGCAGCTGAGCGGGCGGCCATACAGGCTGTTTTCGGGGAAAACACCCCGCCGCTCACCTCCAACAAGTGGCTGCTCGGTCATACCCTAGGCGCTTCGGCGGCGCTCAGCCTAGATTATGCCCTGCACCTGCTCACCACCCAGACCTGGCCGACTGCACCATTTGCCACCGACCTAGCTCCTGCTCCTACGCGCCCGCTCCGCCGATTATTAATCAACGCTGCGGGTTTTGGGGGCAACGCTGCCAGTGCCTTAGTGTCTTTGATGCAGTAA
- a CDS encoding M28 family metallopeptidase gives MKLHFTLLLATAASIAPSFLRAQSAPPTTPDPAIKQMVEAISAKNLEDDIRKMVSFGTRHTLSDTKDKKRGIGAARNWVEQEFRKYAKASGNRLKVEQDTFTLNPDGRRIDKKTLMANVMATLPGTDPNDNRVFIVSGHLDSRVTDVMNRTSDAPGANDDASGVALVMEMARVMSQKQYPCTLIFVAVQGEEQGLLGSGYLAKKAKTQGWNLVGMLNNDIVGNSKGFDPEISDNKHIRVFSEGVPATETPEQAQLRRTLSSENDSPSRQLARYAKTACEQYVSDFGVMVEYRPDRFLRGGDHTPFNQQGFTAVRFTEPNENFNHQHQDLRTENNIVYGDNPEFVDYQYLRKNAGVNLATMASLALAPDAPQNVGVLTAKLTNRTELKWDAPKTGRKPAGYYVLMRETSSPVWQQKFFSSGTTADLPHSKDNYIFGVASVDEAGHESLPVIPKPVR, from the coding sequence ATGAAACTTCACTTTACTCTTTTACTTGCTACGGCCGCCAGTATTGCGCCCTCTTTTTTGCGTGCCCAAAGCGCCCCGCCTACCACGCCCGACCCGGCTATCAAACAGATGGTGGAAGCCATTTCGGCCAAGAACCTAGAAGATGATATCCGTAAAATGGTGTCTTTCGGTACCCGCCATACGCTGAGTGATACCAAGGATAAAAAGCGCGGCATCGGGGCAGCGCGTAACTGGGTTGAGCAGGAGTTCCGGAAGTATGCCAAAGCCAGCGGCAACCGCTTGAAAGTGGAGCAGGATACCTTCACGCTCAACCCCGACGGCCGCCGCATCGATAAGAAAACGCTGATGGCTAACGTGATGGCCACACTGCCTGGCACTGACCCCAACGACAACCGCGTGTTCATCGTGAGTGGCCACCTCGACTCGCGCGTGACCGACGTGATGAACCGCACCAGCGACGCCCCTGGCGCCAACGACGACGCTTCGGGTGTGGCTTTGGTAATGGAAATGGCGCGCGTAATGTCGCAGAAACAATACCCATGCACGCTGATCTTCGTGGCCGTGCAAGGCGAAGAGCAGGGTCTGCTAGGCTCGGGCTACCTCGCCAAGAAGGCCAAAACGCAGGGCTGGAACTTGGTGGGCATGCTCAACAACGACATTGTAGGCAACTCAAAAGGCTTCGATCCGGAAATCTCTGACAACAAGCACATTCGGGTATTTAGCGAGGGAGTACCGGCTACCGAAACACCCGAGCAGGCTCAGCTACGCCGCACACTCAGCAGCGAGAACGACTCGCCAAGCCGGCAGTTGGCCCGTTACGCCAAAACGGCCTGCGAGCAGTATGTGTCCGACTTCGGCGTGATGGTGGAGTATCGCCCCGACCGCTTCCTGCGTGGCGGCGACCACACGCCCTTCAACCAACAAGGCTTCACCGCTGTGCGCTTCACCGAGCCCAACGAGAACTTCAACCACCAACACCAGGATCTGCGCACGGAGAACAACATCGTGTACGGCGACAACCCCGAGTTTGTGGATTACCAGTACTTGCGTAAAAATGCGGGCGTGAACTTGGCCACCATGGCCAGCCTAGCTCTCGCCCCTGATGCCCCCCAAAACGTGGGCGTGCTCACCGCCAAGCTCACGAACCGCACCGAGCTAAAATGGGATGCGCCCAAAACCGGCCGCAAACCCGCCGGCTACTACGTGCTGATGCGCGAAACCAGCAGCCCCGTATGGCAGCAGAAGTTCTTCTCTAGCGGCACCACCGCCGACTTACCTCATAGCAAAGACAACTATATTTTCGGGGTAGCCTCGGTGGATGAAGCTGGGCACGAGAGTTTGCCGGTTATTCCGAAGCCGGTTCGATAG
- a CDS encoding 3',5'-cyclic-nucleotide phosphodiesterase, translating into MLPLSALAQRAPRPTFQVVPLGVNGGITEDNLSAYLLAPVNSTSYISLDAGTLRAGIERAIVAKTFEVPAEVVQRRYIKAYFISHPHLDHLAGLLLNAPDDTAKTIYAQPSCLETIQTHYFNWASWPNFGDVGAAPALKKYHYQRLTPSTETPVTGTNMSVRVFPLSHGKPYESAAFLVRSQEAYVLYLGDTGADAVERTDKLHYLWQEVAPLLKAHKLKGIFIEASYPNEQPESQLFGHLTPRLLLQELTNLGQLSGAEALRNLPVIITHLKLTGDNKARIQQQLQQANTLGLKLIFPEQGQRLLL; encoded by the coding sequence TTGTTGCCGCTCAGCGCGCTGGCTCAACGCGCGCCGCGGCCCACCTTCCAAGTCGTGCCCCTAGGCGTGAACGGCGGCATTACTGAGGACAACCTATCGGCCTACTTGCTCGCGCCGGTTAACTCAACTAGTTACATCAGCCTCGATGCGGGCACGTTGCGAGCGGGTATTGAGCGAGCTATTGTGGCGAAGACCTTTGAGGTACCGGCAGAAGTGGTGCAACGGCGCTACATCAAAGCGTACTTCATTTCTCACCCTCACCTCGACCACCTAGCCGGCCTGCTACTCAACGCGCCGGACGATACAGCCAAAACCATCTACGCGCAGCCGTCTTGCCTGGAGACGATTCAGACGCACTACTTTAATTGGGCGAGTTGGCCAAATTTCGGTGATGTGGGCGCGGCACCTGCGTTGAAGAAGTATCATTACCAACGGTTGACCCCTAGCACCGAAACGCCGGTGACCGGCACTAACATGAGCGTCCGAGTTTTCCCGCTGAGCCACGGCAAGCCCTACGAAAGCGCGGCCTTTCTTGTGCGCAGTCAGGAAGCGTACGTGCTCTACCTAGGTGACACCGGCGCCGATGCCGTAGAACGCACGGACAAGCTGCATTACCTGTGGCAAGAAGTAGCGCCCCTGTTGAAAGCGCACAAGCTCAAGGGCATTTTCATCGAAGCCTCCTACCCCAACGAGCAACCCGAGTCGCAGCTTTTCGGCCACCTCACACCCCGGCTATTACTACAGGAGCTGACGAACCTAGGTCAGCTCAGCGGCGCTGAGGCGTTGCGCAATTTACCTGTTATCATCACCCACCTGAAGCTCACTGGCGACAACAAAGCGCGTATCCAACAGCAGCTTCAGCAGGCCAATACCCTAGGGTTGAAGTTAATCTTCCCCGAGCAAGGGCAACGGTTGCTACTGTAG
- a CDS encoding slipin family protein produces the protein MLPLAILLIVVAFFLLGLCISQEYERAIVFRLGRFTGTRGPGLYWIIPFIERRKTIDIRTKTVDLEQQETITKDSVTIKVNAVLWFRVVAPDAAVIKVANYNQAVYQLAVTALRNIIGQHQLDEVLRGRQQINATLQQLVDAATENWGVKIELVEIKDVEIPVSMQRAMAREAEAIREKRARIIKAEAELEASIKLTQGAQQMENSPMALELRRMQMVSEIGIDNNTTTVVLIPSEFSHAAQSLNKLAKVAEHV, from the coding sequence ATGCTACCTTTAGCTATTCTCCTGATTGTTGTTGCCTTTTTTCTACTCGGGCTTTGTATTTCTCAGGAATACGAGCGGGCTATTGTTTTCCGCCTAGGTCGGTTCACGGGTACTCGCGGACCAGGGCTGTACTGGATTATCCCCTTCATTGAGCGCCGGAAAACCATCGACATTCGCACCAAAACCGTGGACTTGGAGCAACAGGAAACCATCACCAAGGACAGCGTAACCATTAAGGTCAATGCGGTGCTGTGGTTCCGGGTGGTGGCGCCAGATGCCGCGGTTATCAAGGTGGCCAACTACAACCAAGCCGTCTACCAATTGGCGGTTACGGCCTTGCGCAACATCATCGGACAGCACCAACTCGATGAAGTGCTGCGCGGCCGGCAACAGATTAACGCCACGCTTCAGCAGCTCGTAGACGCCGCCACCGAGAACTGGGGTGTGAAGATTGAGCTGGTTGAAATTAAAGACGTGGAGATTCCCGTATCGATGCAACGGGCCATGGCGCGCGAGGCCGAGGCCATTCGGGAAAAACGGGCCCGCATCATCAAGGCCGAAGCCGAGCTGGAAGCTAGCATCAAACTCACGCAAGGTGCGCAGCAAATGGAAAACAGCCCCATGGCCCTGGAGTTGCGCCGCATGCAGATGGTTTCGGAAATTGGTATCGACAACAATACCACGACTGTTGTGCTGATTCCCTCGGAGTTCAGTCACGCCGCTCAAAGCCTGAACAAATTGGCTAAAGTCGCTGAGCACGTGTAA
- a CDS encoding TSUP family transporter, with the protein MPNTLNPVPTNAEVSPAVAAAASAPAPAANPLFPVFIKLEQFRVLLVGGGNVGLEKLTAILRNSPATAVTVVGTTVQPALRELAARHPRVQIFERPYSDDDLNDQDFVFAATDDPALHRHIKAQAAARHLLTNVADTPDQCDFYLSSVVQKGDLKIAISTNGKSPTVAKRLRAVLEETLPDEVHELLQQMTAIRNRIQGDFAEKVKSLNAVTAELAGGPAYESPATIYWRRVATGALITFAAFIALNIASFYITLPQVYDAMRNGGMFYAFVAVGFGAQIVDGVLGMGYGVVTAISLMSMNISPAAVSASIHTAEMFSSGASGYSHYKFGNVNKRLFKALLIPGILGAVTGAYLLSRFGEEYAKYVKPFLAVYLLLLGIRIIVRAFKKQEGKRKIKHVGWLAAAGGFLDSFGGGGWGPLVTSTLIAKGRTPSYVIGSVSLTEFFVTFASALTFFATLGITHWQIVLGLIVGGVAAAPFAARLAGRLPIRTMFICVGLMVIIWSLWALRKVVF; encoded by the coding sequence ATGCCTAATACGCTGAACCCTGTGCCTACCAACGCGGAAGTTAGCCCAGCCGTTGCCGCTGCTGCATCCGCGCCCGCCCCGGCAGCTAACCCGTTGTTTCCGGTTTTTATTAAGCTGGAGCAATTTCGGGTGCTGCTGGTGGGAGGCGGTAATGTGGGCCTGGAGAAGCTGACGGCCATTCTGCGCAATAGTCCCGCCACCGCCGTCACGGTGGTGGGCACTACGGTGCAGCCCGCTTTGCGCGAGCTAGCGGCGCGGCACCCACGCGTGCAAATATTTGAGCGTCCGTACTCCGACGACGACCTCAACGACCAAGATTTTGTGTTTGCCGCCACCGATGATCCGGCCTTGCACCGGCACATCAAGGCGCAAGCTGCCGCCCGCCACCTCCTCACCAACGTAGCCGACACGCCCGACCAGTGCGACTTCTACTTGTCGTCGGTAGTGCAGAAGGGTGATCTGAAGATAGCCATATCCACTAACGGCAAGTCACCGACGGTCGCCAAGCGTCTGCGGGCAGTGTTGGAGGAAACGTTGCCCGATGAAGTACATGAGTTGCTGCAGCAGATGACAGCCATTCGCAACCGTATTCAGGGAGATTTTGCCGAGAAAGTAAAATCGCTGAACGCTGTGACAGCGGAGCTAGCGGGCGGCCCGGCCTACGAGTCGCCGGCAACAATCTATTGGCGCCGCGTGGCAACGGGTGCGCTCATTACGTTTGCTGCATTTATTGCGCTCAATATTGCTTCCTTCTACATCACCTTGCCCCAAGTATACGACGCCATGCGCAACGGGGGCATGTTCTATGCTTTCGTGGCTGTTGGCTTCGGAGCACAGATCGTAGATGGGGTGCTCGGCATGGGCTACGGCGTGGTGACGGCTATTAGCCTAATGTCAATGAATATTTCGCCCGCGGCTGTTAGCGCCAGCATTCACACGGCCGAGATGTTTTCGAGTGGTGCTTCGGGCTATAGTCACTACAAGTTTGGCAACGTCAACAAGCGCTTGTTCAAAGCCTTGCTCATTCCGGGTATTCTCGGCGCCGTAACGGGAGCATACTTGCTTTCTCGCTTCGGTGAGGAGTACGCCAAGTATGTCAAGCCCTTTTTGGCCGTGTACCTTCTCCTGCTCGGTATCCGCATCATTGTGCGCGCTTTCAAAAAGCAGGAGGGCAAGCGCAAGATCAAGCATGTGGGCTGGTTGGCTGCTGCCGGGGGCTTCCTCGATTCGTTCGGCGGTGGCGGCTGGGGGCCGTTAGTTACGAGCACGCTCATTGCAAAAGGCCGCACGCCGAGCTATGTTATTGGCTCGGTTAGCCTGACGGAGTTCTTCGTCACGTTCGCCAGTGCCCTCACGTTCTTCGCTACCCTAGGTATCACGCACTGGCAAATCGTGCTGGGGCTGATCGTAGGGGGCGTGGCCGCAGCTCCTTTCGCGGCTCGTTTGGCTGGCCGCTTACCTATCCGGACGATGTTTATCTGTGTCGGGCTGATGGTAATTATCTGGAGTCTGTGGGCTTTGCGAAAAGTGGTTTTCTAA
- a CDS encoding NADPH-dependent assimilatory sulfite reductase hemoprotein subunit encodes MADTSSNPKLSEVEHIKTASNFLRGTIAESLENPITGSVAADDTQLIKFHGFYQQTDRDLESERKRQKLEPLYSFMLRVRVPGGVVNAEQWLRMDELTVRYGNDTLKLTTRQSFQIHGVLKRDLQRTIQGFNDVLLDSIAGCGDVNRNVMCSANPHESGVHKQVHEVAAALSQHFTPRTTAYWDLWLNGQQAYSSALTTEREVEHTDHEPIYGSTYLPRKFKIALAVPPQNDTDIFSNDIGLIAIEENGKLVGFNVAIGGGLGMTFGMPETYPRLADLIGFVPVEDTVDLCEKIVTIQRDWGNRENRKFSRLKYTIDRVGLDTFLGELRQRFGRDLAPARPYKFETSGDSFGWSIGDGLNKAHLTLFIEGGRVHDQPGFELKTALREIAEFHTGEFRLTGNQNLVLANIETQHRTRIQEILETRGVWAKTEKQTALRLHSIACTALNTCSLAFAEAERYLPHLLDRLDVVIRANELENDGILIRMTGCPNGCGRPYLGEIGLIGRSPGRYNLYLGADHEGERLNKLYKEMLDEEGIMQTLTPLLESYAKQRQTGERFGDFVIRQGHVQATTHGLNFHA; translated from the coding sequence ATGGCAGATACTTCAAGTAATCCGAAACTCTCCGAAGTCGAACACATCAAGACGGCCAGCAACTTCTTGCGTGGCACGATTGCCGAAAGCCTGGAGAACCCCATCACTGGTTCTGTGGCGGCTGACGATACCCAGCTGATCAAATTTCACGGCTTCTACCAGCAAACCGACCGCGACCTAGAAAGCGAGCGGAAGCGGCAGAAGCTAGAGCCGCTGTATTCGTTCATGCTGCGCGTGCGCGTACCGGGCGGCGTGGTGAATGCCGAGCAGTGGCTACGCATGGATGAGCTAACTGTTCGCTACGGCAACGACACGCTGAAGCTTACTACCCGCCAGTCGTTTCAGATTCACGGCGTGCTGAAGCGCGATTTGCAGCGCACCATTCAGGGCTTCAACGACGTGCTGCTCGACAGCATTGCCGGTTGCGGCGACGTGAACCGCAACGTAATGTGCTCGGCCAATCCGCACGAGTCGGGCGTGCATAAGCAAGTGCACGAAGTAGCCGCCGCGCTCAGCCAGCACTTCACGCCGCGCACCACCGCGTACTGGGATTTGTGGCTGAACGGCCAGCAAGCCTACAGCAGTGCCCTGACCACGGAGCGTGAGGTGGAGCACACCGACCACGAGCCGATTTACGGCTCCACGTACCTGCCCCGCAAGTTCAAGATTGCGCTGGCCGTGCCGCCGCAAAACGATACCGATATTTTCTCCAACGACATCGGCCTGATTGCCATTGAAGAAAACGGCAAATTAGTAGGCTTCAACGTGGCTATCGGTGGTGGCCTAGGTATGACGTTCGGCATGCCCGAAACCTACCCGCGTTTGGCTGACCTGATCGGGTTTGTACCAGTAGAAGACACGGTGGATTTGTGCGAGAAGATCGTAACGATTCAGCGCGACTGGGGCAACCGTGAAAACCGCAAGTTCTCGCGCCTCAAGTACACCATCGACCGGGTAGGCCTCGATACCTTTTTGGGTGAGTTGCGGCAGCGTTTTGGGCGCGACCTAGCTCCGGCCCGGCCGTATAAGTTCGAAACCTCAGGGGACAGCTTCGGCTGGTCTATCGGCGACGGGCTTAATAAGGCGCACCTGACGCTGTTCATCGAAGGTGGCCGTGTGCACGACCAGCCAGGCTTCGAGCTGAAGACAGCTCTGCGCGAAATCGCCGAGTTCCACACCGGCGAGTTTCGCCTGACCGGCAACCAGAACCTAGTACTGGCCAACATCGAGACGCAGCACCGCACCCGCATCCAAGAGATTCTGGAAACCCGCGGTGTGTGGGCCAAAACCGAGAAGCAAACGGCGTTGCGCCTGCACTCCATTGCCTGCACGGCCCTGAATACCTGCTCACTCGCCTTTGCCGAGGCCGAGCGTTATTTGCCGCACTTGCTCGACCGCCTCGACGTCGTTATCCGCGCTAACGAGTTGGAAAACGACGGCATCCTGATCCGCATGACCGGTTGCCCCAACGGCTGCGGCCGGCCATACTTAGGTGAAATCGGCCTGATCGGCCGTTCGCCTGGCCGCTACAACCTCTACCTAGGTGCCGACCACGAAGGCGAGCGACTAAACAAGCTCTACAAGGAAATGCTGGACGAGGAAGGTATCATGCAAACGCTCACGCCCTTGCTGGAGTCTTACGCCAAGCAGCGCCAAACCGGGGAGCGTTTTGGTGATTTTGTTATTCGCCAGGGTCATGTGCAAGCCACAACTCACGGACTAAACTTCCATGCCTAA